The stretch of DNA TTCCAAACTGTGACAAAATCACACCTGGAATGCTGATGGCTGCCGCAAGAACAAATGTCCCCTCTGTTTTTGTTTCAGGTGGTCCAATGGAAGCAGGTGTATCTCCTTCCACAGGGAAAAACCTCTCCCTCACTTCTGTATTTGAGGGTGTGGGTGCTTACCATAACGGCACCATTAGTCAGCAGCAGCTTCTTGAAATTGAAACTGAAGCCTGCCCTACATGCGGTTCTTGTTCTGGAATGTTTACAGCCAACTCCATGAACTGCCTCATGGAAGTGTTAGGAATGACGGTTCCTGGCAACGGAACAATCGTTGCTACTTCTGAAGAAAGACACGAACTCATTCGCCAGGCAGCTAGACATTTAGTTGACTTGGTAAAAAAGGATATTCGTCCACGTGACATTATTACAAGAGAAGCAATTGATAATGCCTTCGCTTTGGATATGGCAATGGGTGGTTCAACGAATACCGTTTTACACACATTAGCCATTGCTCATGAAGCCGGTATTGAATATGATTTGCGTGATATTAACAAAATCGCGGAAAAAGTGCCTTATCTGGCAAAGATTATGCCAGCATCTGATTATTCAATGGATGATGTTCACCGGGCCGGCGGGGTTAGCGCGATAATCAACGAGCTTTATAAACTCGAAGGTGCGCTACATAAAGACTGCTTAACCATTACCGGAAAAACGCTTGAAGAAAATGTGAAAGATGCAACAATCACTAATGAAATGGTCATCCGTACGAAAGATAATCCATATAGCCCTGTTGGCGGCCTCTCCATCCTCTATGGAAATATTGCTCCAGATGGTGGTGTTATCAAGGTTGGCGCGGTGGATCCGTCCATTAAGACCTTTCTGGGTGAAGCAATTGTGTTTGAGTCACAAGATGAGGCACAGGAAAACATTAATAACGGAACAGTAAAATCAGGTCATGTTGTCGTTATTCGTTACGAAGGTCCAAAAGGCGGACCGGGCATGCCAGAGATGCTTGCACCTACTTCCGCAATCGCTGGCCGCGGTTTAGCCAAGGAAGTTGCCCTCATTACAGATGGGCGTTTCTCAGGCGCCAGTCGAGGAATTTCTATCGGCCATATTTCACCAGAAGCAGCTGAAGGTGGTCCTATCGCTCTTGTTGAAAATGGTGACAAAATCCTCATTGATCTTGAAGGTCGTTCCATTGAACTTCTTGTTGATGATGAAGTGTTAGCTGAAAGACGTAAAGCATGGGTGAAGCCAGAACCAAAAATTAAATCTGGCTATCTAGCAAAATATGCAAAGCTTGTTACATCCGCTAATACGGGCGGGGTTATGAAAATATAAGATTTCGAAAAGTTTGATAGACAAAGGGATTCTCTAGTACCCCTCCCCTTCCACAGAGAAGTAAAGGTACTAAACCATTCGTTCCATCCTTGACAACCAAATACGATAAATCGATGACGGGAAAAAAGGAATAAGAATATGCATTTTCAGAGAGCTGGGGTTGCTGGAAGCCCAGTAATGCACCTTATTCCGACATCATCCCTGAGTATTGGGCTGAACGGTTACACTTAGTAGGCTCAATCAGGTGTTGTTTCTTAACACCTGTTACCAAAAGAAGCGTTATTCTATTTGTTGTCGCTTCATAAGGCGGTATTCGTAAGAATGCTGTAAAAACCGGGTGGTACCGAGAAAAAGAAAGGCCTTTTCTCCCCGATTATTCTGCTATTGATGAACTTCACTGCAGTCTATTCGGGGAAAATAGGGCCTTTTTTACTATTTTAGGAAGATTGTTTTATAAACCACAGCCATA from Bacillus sp. SLBN-46 encodes:
- the ilvD gene encoding dihydroxy-acid dehydratase is translated as MRSDMIKKGIDRAPHRSLLYATGVKTSDLEKPFIGVCNSFIEIIPGHKHLNHFGEIVKEAIREAGGIPFEFNTIGVDDGIAMGHIGMRYSLPSREIIADSAETVINAHWFDGVFYIPNCDKITPGMLMAAARTNVPSVFVSGGPMEAGVSPSTGKNLSLTSVFEGVGAYHNGTISQQQLLEIETEACPTCGSCSGMFTANSMNCLMEVLGMTVPGNGTIVATSEERHELIRQAARHLVDLVKKDIRPRDIITREAIDNAFALDMAMGGSTNTVLHTLAIAHEAGIEYDLRDINKIAEKVPYLAKIMPASDYSMDDVHRAGGVSAIINELYKLEGALHKDCLTITGKTLEENVKDATITNEMVIRTKDNPYSPVGGLSILYGNIAPDGGVIKVGAVDPSIKTFLGEAIVFESQDEAQENINNGTVKSGHVVVIRYEGPKGGPGMPEMLAPTSAIAGRGLAKEVALITDGRFSGASRGISIGHISPEAAEGGPIALVENGDKILIDLEGRSIELLVDDEVLAERRKAWVKPEPKIKSGYLAKYAKLVTSANTGGVMKI